In Bubalus bubalis isolate 160015118507 breed Murrah chromosome 3, NDDB_SH_1, whole genome shotgun sequence, a genomic segment contains:
- the RPAIN gene encoding RPA-interacting protein, translated as MAERPGSRHRSLYKLMGSPPWKEAFRQGCLERMRNSRDRLLSKYRQAGGSMSGGAQNTLLVQEVMEEEWNALQSVESWPQAWAQLEEPMDLAVLEEIQQELIDQEQSIISEYEKSLQFDEQCLSVMLAEWEANPLICPVCTKYNLRIAGGLVVCQCGLYIQSHSPEVTEQKLRACLEDSVNEHSAHCPHTPEFSVTEGTEEKSCLLMSCLACDTWAVIL; from the exons ATGGCAGAGAGGCCGGGGTCTCGGCACCGCTCGCTGTATAAACTGATGGGCTCGCCGCCTTGGAAAGAGGCTTTCAGGCAG GGATGCCTGGAGAGAATGAGAAACAGCCGGGACAGGCTCCTGAGCAAATACCGCCAGGCTGGAGGCAGTATGTCAGGAGGCGCTCAGAACACCCTTCTAGTGCAGGAGGTGATGGAAGAAGAGTGGAATGCTTTGCAGTCAGTGGAGAGCTGGCCACAGGCCTGGGCTCAG TTGGAGGAGCCGATGGACCTGGCTGTGCTGGAGGAAATCCAACAGGAGCTGATTGATCAAG AACAGTCCATCATCAGTGAGTACGAGAAGAGCTTGCAGTTTGACGAACAGTGTCTCAGTGTCATGCTTGCTGAGTGGGAAGCAAACCCCCTCATCTGTCCCGTGTGTACAAA GTACAACCTGAGGATAGCAGGCGGACTGGTCGTGTGTCAGTGTGGCCTATACATCCAGTCTCAT TCTCCGGAGGTGACAGAGCAAAAGCTTCGTGCCTGTTTAGAAGACAGTGTGAATGAGCACAGTGCACATTGTCCCCACACGCCAGAATTTTCAGTCACTGAGGGGACAGAGGAGAAGTCATGTCTTCTCATGAGCTGTCTG GCTTGTGATACTTGGGCTGTGATCCTCTAG
- the LOC102406596 gene encoding complement component 1 Q subcomponent-binding protein, mitochondrial: MFQLLRCVPRVLGTAIAGLRAAAPSLPLLQPASRPCARPFGLLSVRAGSVQLPGLLKPRGPCACGCGCSGLHTEGDKAFVDFLSDEIKEEKKIQKYKSLPKMSGGWELEVNGTEAKLVRKVAGEKITVTFNINNSIPPAFSGEEEEPSQGQKAEEQEPELTSTPNFVVEVTKDGSSKALVLDCHYPEDEIGQEDDQSDIFSIKEVSFQATGESDWKDTNYTLNTDSLDWGLYDHLMDFLADRGVDNTFADELVELSTALEHQEYISFLEDLKGFVKSK; the protein is encoded by the exons ATGTTCCAGCTGCTGCGCTGCGTGCCCCGCGTCCTGGGTACTGCCATCGCTGGTCTCCGCGCCGCCGCGCCCTCCCTGCCGCTGCTGCAGCCCGCGTCCCGGCCATGCGCCCGGCCCTTCGGGCTGCTCAGCGTGCGTGCGGGGTCGGTGCAGCTGCCCGGCCTCCTGAAGCCTCGGGGGCCCTGCGCTTGCGGCTGCGGCTGTAGCGGACTGCACACCGAAG GAGACAAAGCTTTCGTTGACTTCCTCAGCGATGAGatcaaggaggaaaagaagatacagaaatatAAGTCTCTCCCCAAAATGTCAGGAGGCTGGGAACTGGAAGTGAATGGGACGGAAGCCAAATTAGTGCGGAAAGTTGCTGGAGAAAA GATCACTGTCACTTTCAACATTAACAATAGCATCCCACCTGCTTTCAGTGGTGAGGAGGAAGAACCCTCCCAAGGGCAGAAGGCTGAGGAGCAGGAG CCTGAACTGACATCCACTCCCAATTTTGTGGTCGAAGTTACAAAGGATGGCAGCAGCAAGGCCCTTGTGCTGGACTGCCACTATCCGGAAGATGAG ATTGGACAAGAGGATGACCAGAGTGACATTTTCTCCATCAAGGAAGTGAGTTTTCAGGCCACCGGCGAGTCTGACTGGAAGGACACAAATTACACACTCAACACAGATTCCCTGGATTGG GGCTTATACGACCACCTAATGGATTTCCTTGCGGACCGAGGGGTGGACAACACTTTTGCTGATGAATTGGTGGAGCTCAGCACAGCCCTGGAGCACCAGGAGTACATTTCTTTCCTTGAAGACCTCAAAGGTTTTGTCAAAAGCAAGTAG